A portion of the Mesobacillus sp. AQ2 genome contains these proteins:
- a CDS encoding SMI1/KNR4 family protein, giving the protein MKRTIIFIKAGALVLNLNGVSGLILSPAATEIDIEIVEKRLNTTLPIPYKELLRASNGLVTNEGIIIYGTDDILERNEAWETEEYAPGFISIGDDSGGRVFLLSLSDKEEILIVDSGDMIPDHAELISTNLNEWVNIGLRIDLKETSSNIDWSENCKIVVVNIQDGGLRDLIKIKAILGLNMSTSELLKMSKSLPFVLTQEIPYGKAKKLIEELGDFKLTLTFQLRI; this is encoded by the coding sequence ATGAAAAGAACAATAATTTTTATAAAAGCAGGTGCGTTGGTCTTGAATCTAAATGGTGTTAGTGGTTTAATTTTAAGCCCTGCAGCTACTGAAATTGATATTGAAATAGTAGAAAAAAGGTTAAATACTACACTTCCCATTCCATATAAAGAATTATTACGAGCTTCTAATGGTTTAGTAACTAATGAGGGAATAATCATTTATGGTACTGATGACATTCTTGAACGTAATGAAGCATGGGAAACAGAGGAGTATGCGCCTGGTTTTATCTCTATCGGAGATGATAGTGGTGGAAGAGTTTTTCTGTTGTCACTGAGTGATAAAGAGGAAATATTAATTGTAGATTCTGGAGACATGATTCCTGATCATGCAGAATTAATTTCAACAAATCTAAATGAATGGGTTAATATTGGTTTGAGAATTGATTTAAAAGAAACATCTTCAAATATTGATTGGTCAGAAAATTGTAAAATAGTTGTAGTAAACATTCAAGACGGAGGATTAAGAGACTTAATTAAAATTAAAGCGATATTGGGATTAAATATGTCTACATCTGAATTACTTAAGATGTCTAAAAGTTTACCATTTGTACTTACACAGGAAATTCCTTATGGTAAGGCAAAGAAATTAATTGAGGAATTGGGAGATTTTAAATTAACTTTGACTTTTCAACTAAGGATATAG
- a CDS encoding ABC transporter ATP-binding protein, whose product MTEATIKEPKATAADTLLKIENLKKYFTIQKDKTVKSVDDISIEIKRGETFGLVGESGSGKSTLGKTIVGLQDPTEGTMIYNGVDLSTMDRKEKAIANREMQIIFQDPHASLNPRMRVGDIIAEGIDAHRLARGQERQNRVYDLLERVGLRPEHARRYPHEFSGGQRQRIGIARALAVNPKFIVADEPISALDVSIQAQVINLMEDLKEQEGLTYLFIAHDLGMVKHISDRIGVMYLGKMMELASSNDLFAEPLHPYTQALMSAIPVAKPGAAKRERIVLQGDPPSPVNPPSGCRFRTRCPHAMSICAEIIPDFREVKKDHFVACHLYN is encoded by the coding sequence ATGACCGAAGCAACCATTAAAGAGCCAAAAGCTACAGCTGCTGATACGCTTCTTAAAATCGAAAATCTAAAAAAGTATTTCACAATCCAAAAGGACAAGACAGTTAAATCTGTTGATGATATCTCAATTGAAATCAAAAGGGGAGAAACATTCGGACTTGTGGGTGAATCCGGAAGCGGCAAATCGACTCTGGGTAAAACCATTGTTGGTCTTCAAGACCCTACAGAAGGAACCATGATCTATAACGGTGTCGATCTATCCACTATGGATCGGAAGGAGAAGGCAATCGCGAATCGCGAAATGCAAATCATTTTCCAGGATCCGCATGCATCCCTTAACCCAAGGATGAGGGTAGGCGATATCATTGCGGAAGGAATCGATGCACATCGTCTTGCCCGGGGGCAGGAAAGGCAAAATCGTGTATATGATTTGCTGGAACGAGTCGGCCTTCGCCCAGAGCATGCAAGAAGATACCCGCATGAATTCAGCGGAGGGCAGCGTCAGCGGATTGGGATTGCGAGGGCACTTGCGGTCAATCCAAAGTTCATAGTTGCGGATGAACCAATTTCAGCACTCGATGTTTCCATCCAGGCCCAGGTCATCAACCTTATGGAGGATCTGAAGGAGCAGGAGGGACTCACTTATTTGTTCATTGCCCATGACCTGGGGATGGTCAAGCATATCAGTGACCGGATCGGTGTCATGTATTTAGGGAAAATGATGGAGCTTGCCAGCAGCAATGACTTGTTCGCTGAACCGCTTCACCCCTATACACAGGCACTAATGTCTGCAATTCCAGTTGCAAAACCAGGTGCCGCGAAAAGGGAGCGGATCGTGCTTCAGGGGGATCCCCCGAGCCCGGTCAACCCTCCAAGCGGCTGCCGCTTCCGTACAAGATGCCCGCATGCGATGTCTATTTGCGCCGAGATAATTCCTGATTTCCGGGAAGTCAAAAAGGACCATTTCGTTGCATGCCATCTATATAACTAA
- a CDS encoding peptide ABC transporter substrate-binding protein yields the protein MKKLLSMIAALMFVSSVLAGCYGGGNKNTSSDSGSKGSTKDIKQELVLNAMSEPPALDPAMATDTTSGWVLDHTFEGLFTKDKDGKPVLGTAKDVKVSEDGKTYTFTIRDDAKWSDGSPVTAEDFEYSWKRTLDPATGSQFAFYLYYVKGAEDFNKGKGSAEDVGVKATDEKTLVVELNDPLGYFKELLTMWTFYPVKKDLVENNKDWAAGAEGYVSNGPFKMTAWKHDSSVVVEKNEHYYDNKNINLTKVTWKMVNDATTYYQMYKTGELDLVTTLPSDVVEQEKENNDFKNVPYFGTYMYMFNITKEPFTNEKVRRAFAMAIDRDALTKNITKAGETPAYAFVPPGVETPDGDFRDQGGKYFKEDIEEAKKLLEEGMAEEGWSTLPEVTLLYNTAENHKKIAEAVQEMYKKNLGVDIKLANQEWKTYLDTTDQGNFQMARMGWIGVLLDPAVILDYFLGDSPNNRTEWRNEKYDSLMDQAKAEQDPAKHFDLLRQAEDVLMDELPFVPVYHYTNTYLTSPNFEGLVYPYNRYPNVKWAKKVSE from the coding sequence ATGAAAAAGCTGCTATCCATGATAGCTGCCCTTATGTTTGTCAGTTCGGTTTTAGCCGGCTGTTACGGCGGGGGCAACAAGAACACTTCATCAGATTCGGGTTCTAAAGGAAGCACAAAAGACATCAAGCAGGAACTTGTATTGAATGCAATGAGTGAACCGCCAGCGCTTGATCCGGCAATGGCAACAGATACAACATCCGGATGGGTGTTGGATCATACGTTTGAAGGCTTGTTCACAAAGGACAAGGATGGCAAGCCAGTACTTGGTACAGCAAAAGATGTGAAAGTATCTGAAGACGGAAAGACATACACGTTTACCATCCGTGATGATGCAAAATGGTCTGATGGTTCACCGGTAACCGCTGAAGATTTTGAGTACAGCTGGAAGCGTACACTTGATCCCGCGACTGGAAGCCAATTCGCTTTCTACCTTTATTACGTAAAGGGTGCTGAAGACTTCAACAAAGGAAAAGGTTCTGCTGAAGATGTTGGAGTAAAGGCAACTGATGAAAAGACTTTAGTGGTCGAACTGAATGATCCGCTTGGCTATTTCAAAGAACTTTTAACAATGTGGACTTTCTACCCTGTTAAAAAAGACCTGGTTGAAAACAACAAAGACTGGGCTGCAGGAGCTGAAGGGTATGTCAGCAACGGGCCTTTCAAAATGACTGCATGGAAGCATGACAGCTCAGTAGTGGTCGAAAAGAACGAACATTACTATGACAACAAAAATATCAATCTTACAAAAGTTACCTGGAAAATGGTTAATGATGCAACTACTTATTATCAGATGTATAAAACAGGGGAACTGGATCTTGTAACCACTCTTCCATCCGATGTAGTAGAACAGGAAAAGGAAAACAACGACTTCAAGAACGTCCCTTACTTTGGAACATATATGTACATGTTTAATATCACAAAAGAGCCATTCACGAATGAAAAAGTACGGCGTGCATTCGCAATGGCTATCGACAGGGACGCCCTGACGAAGAATATCACAAAAGCTGGTGAAACACCTGCATACGCATTCGTGCCACCTGGTGTTGAAACGCCTGATGGAGATTTCCGTGATCAAGGCGGCAAGTACTTTAAAGAAGATATCGAAGAAGCGAAAAAGCTTTTAGAAGAAGGAATGGCAGAAGAAGGCTGGTCCACTCTTCCGGAAGTAACGCTTTTGTATAACACTGCTGAAAACCACAAGAAAATTGCAGAAGCTGTCCAGGAAATGTACAAGAAGAATCTTGGAGTGGATATCAAATTGGCTAACCAGGAATGGAAGACTTACCTTGATACTACGGACCAGGGTAACTTCCAGATGGCGCGCATGGGCTGGATCGGCGTTCTGCTTGACCCGGCAGTCATCCTTGATTACTTCCTTGGAGACAGCCCGAATAACCGTACAGAATGGAGAAATGAAAAATACGATAGCCTTATGGACCAGGCAAAAGCTGAACAGGATCCAGCGAAGCACTTTGACTTACTACGCCAGGCAGAAGATGTGCTGATGGATGAACTTCCATTTGTTCCTGTGTATCATTATACGAACACATACCTGACATCCCCTAATTTTGAGGGCCTTGTCTACCCATATAACCGTTATCCTAACGTTAAGTGGGCAAAGAAGGTATCTGAGTAA
- a CDS encoding DUF3891 family protein, giving the protein MIIHEREKDFIMVAQHDHARISMETAINWRDDYFEGLDRKDSVVLAVREHDRCWIEPDKDPLWNEQTEQPYSFMDYPGSPKLDFYKRGIDEVVQMDPYAGLLCSLHYASFLEDATSTIGKNFWNEEKQRQEFLLKDLRITHDPVLTFHLNLLKFCDNLSLYICLNEPGTPKELEHYFYRDGFPQRFSFAGEKPIHANWLDKETVTLSISPFKRPLKVKLPYKSVAKEQIITSGLSAAYNKSALLQREVNFV; this is encoded by the coding sequence ATGATCATTCACGAACGGGAAAAGGATTTTATCATGGTTGCCCAGCATGACCATGCCAGGATTTCTATGGAAACGGCTATAAATTGGAGAGATGATTATTTTGAGGGGTTAGACAGAAAGGACTCTGTGGTTCTCGCTGTTCGAGAGCATGATCGATGTTGGATTGAACCTGACAAAGACCCATTATGGAACGAACAAACAGAGCAGCCCTATTCATTCATGGATTACCCGGGCAGCCCAAAGCTTGACTTTTACAAAAGAGGGATCGATGAAGTCGTGCAAATGGATCCATACGCCGGCTTACTATGCAGCCTCCACTATGCCTCCTTCCTTGAAGATGCGACAAGCACGATAGGAAAGAATTTTTGGAACGAGGAAAAACAAAGACAGGAGTTCTTGCTGAAAGACTTAAGGATTACACATGACCCGGTCCTCACTTTCCATTTAAATCTATTAAAATTCTGCGATAATCTCTCATTGTACATTTGCCTCAATGAACCTGGAACGCCAAAAGAACTTGAGCATTATTTTTACCGGGATGGGTTTCCGCAGCGATTCTCATTTGCTGGGGAAAAACCAATCCACGCCAATTGGTTAGACAAGGAAACTGTCACCCTTTCAATTTCGCCATTTAAAAGACCACTTAAGGTTAAGCTTCCCTATAAGTCTGTTGCCAAAGAGCAAATCATAACATCCGGACTGTCTGCTGCCTACAATAAAAGCGCCCTTTTACAAAGGGAAGTTAACTTTGTTTAA
- a CDS encoding DUF3899 domain-containing protein → MGKKITAFLFIMLAWLLAKPVLSLSWREVIDRSFMVGIISLLVAAAFLILKTGFLSLFMNGFNKLGSFISPKSRAMEREDERAADNEKLKEFKGNLYGRILIGAFFFGLSSVTVSLLTLIVYY, encoded by the coding sequence ATGGGAAAGAAAATAACCGCCTTTCTATTCATCATGCTGGCATGGCTGTTAGCAAAACCAGTTCTTTCACTCTCGTGGCGGGAAGTCATCGATCGGTCATTCATGGTTGGTATTATATCCTTGTTAGTGGCAGCGGCCTTCCTGATTTTGAAAACTGGATTTCTGTCTTTGTTCATGAATGGTTTCAATAAACTCGGATCATTTATATCCCCAAAATCAAGAGCAATGGAACGTGAAGACGAAAGGGCAGCAGACAATGAAAAGTTAAAAGAGTTCAAAGGCAATCTTTACGGGAGAATTCTTATTGGTGCATTCTTTTTCGGGTTAAGTTCAGTCACTGTCTCTCTTTTAACATTAATTGTATATTATTAA
- a CDS encoding DUF952 domain-containing protein produces the protein MIILHCLTKSNWDKIKENSYYGKESIEAFGFIHCSSIGNFWRVAPNFKDIDEPLLLLCIDSRKVEADIKWEDDENSGRKYPHIYGELNVDSVDSVLPFLKNDQGDFILNKELEQHISV, from the coding sequence ATGATTATTTTGCATTGTTTGACCAAAAGTAATTGGGATAAAATTAAGGAAAACTCCTATTACGGCAAAGAATCAATTGAGGCTTTTGGTTTTATTCACTGTTCTTCTATTGGAAATTTTTGGAGAGTCGCTCCTAACTTTAAAGATATTGATGAACCTCTGTTGCTTCTTTGCATTGACTCTAGAAAAGTTGAAGCAGATATTAAATGGGAAGATGATGAAAATAGTGGTAGAAAATATCCACATATTTATGGTGAATTAAATGTTGATTCAGTTGATTCAGTGTTGCCGTTTCTAAAAAACGATCAAGGGGATTTTATTCTAAACAAAGAATTGGAACAACATATTTCTGTTTAA
- a CDS encoding DUF1450 domain-containing protein, with product MNVIQKLFSKQKKVKIEFCQRNLEQFLKEENYAEYNEFLSRKNVNYKEFECQSRCKECRLSPYAMVDGEFVTANNSGELLKKMAQYLD from the coding sequence ATGAATGTAATTCAAAAGCTTTTTTCAAAACAAAAGAAAGTGAAGATTGAATTTTGCCAGCGAAATTTAGAGCAGTTTTTAAAAGAAGAAAATTACGCTGAATATAATGAGTTTTTGAGTCGAAAAAATGTGAATTATAAGGAGTTCGAATGCCAAAGCAGATGTAAGGAATGCCGGTTGTCTCCGTATGCGATGGTGGATGGGGAGTTTGTGACTGCAAATAATTCCGGTGAATTGCTTAAGAAAATGGCTCAATATTTAGATTGA
- a CDS encoding HAD family hydrolase produces the protein MKAEIFDFDGTLADTLPVCFVAFESVFRQFDNREVNSEEIKAMFGPSETGIIRENLNNNNNYDEAIELYYEIYRDRHENLVQNNEDINTLLRRLKANGYKLGIVTGKARRSLDISLDCLGLNEFFDVIITGDDVEFPKPHPEGIYKALEFLDVLPNEAVFLGDSDADILAGKKANVLTVGVQWLPNYQTAEFNVQPDEVYRSINDFISSFSKRLSGVKVD, from the coding sequence ATTAAAGCAGAGATTTTTGACTTTGATGGTACACTTGCTGATACATTACCGGTATGTTTCGTGGCATTTGAATCTGTGTTTAGGCAATTTGATAATCGTGAGGTTAACTCGGAGGAAATTAAGGCAATGTTCGGACCCTCAGAGACTGGAATTATCCGTGAAAACCTTAATAATAATAATAATTATGATGAAGCTATTGAATTATATTATGAAATATATCGAGATCGACATGAAAATCTCGTTCAGAATAATGAGGATATAAACACTTTACTTAGAAGATTAAAAGCAAACGGGTATAAACTTGGGATAGTGACCGGGAAAGCAAGAAGAAGTCTCGACATATCTTTAGATTGTCTAGGGTTAAATGAATTTTTTGATGTAATCATTACAGGCGATGATGTCGAGTTTCCTAAACCTCACCCAGAGGGAATTTATAAGGCATTGGAATTTCTAGACGTGTTACCAAACGAGGCTGTTTTCCTGGGAGATAGCGACGCTGATATTCTTGCCGGTAAAAAAGCGAATGTACTTACGGTTGGAGTTCAATGGCTGCCAAATTATCAGACTGCCGAATTTAATGTCCAGCCAGATGAAGTTTATAGGAGTATAAATGATTTCATTTCTTCTTTTTCAAAAAGGTTAAGTGGAGTTAAGGTTGACTAG